One window from the genome of Zerene cesonia ecotype Mississippi chromosome 1, Zerene_cesonia_1.1, whole genome shotgun sequence encodes:
- the LOC119830642 gene encoding F-box/SPRY domain-containing protein 1 codes for MYIKRVVRNCNIIVMNGYQSHNHYLIAELVKDHLLDHIFTYLNLRDLKHCMLVCKTWFRILNDENNDVWRYHCIRRLAEEVLRSDLLSSLPTYKTKLRAYLHAWNPYDCSRNIYIKPNGFTLHRNPVAQSTDACRGKVGFSRGRHAWEVVWEGPLGTVAVIGVSTKEAPLQCQGYVGLLGYDEHSWGWNLVDNILLHNGETQGEYPLLNNSPKYQVGERVRVILDCESGTLCFEKKYEFLGVAFRNLPFKTKLYPTVSAVYGNTEVSMVYVGLPLDG; via the exons ATGTATATCAAAAGAGTTGTCCGGAATTGTAACATTATTGTAATGAATGGATATCAATCCCACAATCACTATCTTATTGCAGAGCTCGTTAAGGATCATCTTTTAGATCATATTTTTACGTATCTTAATTTAAGAGACTTAAAACATTGTATGTTGGTATGTAAAACATGGTTTAGAATACTTAATGACGAAAACAATGACGTGTGGAGGTACCATTGCATCAGAAGGCTGGCAGAAGAAGTTCTAAGATCTGATTTACTTTCAAGCCTTCCAACCTATAAAACCAAATTAAGAGCATACCTTCATGCATGGAACCCATATGATTGttcaagaaatatatatatcaaaccAAATGGATTTACTTTACACAG aaatccTGTTGCACAAAGTACAGATGCTTGTCGAGGCAAAGTGGGATTCAGTCGAGGCAGACATGCATGGGAAGTTGTTTGGGAGGGACCCTTAGGAACAGTTGCTGTAATAGGGGTATCTACAAAAGAGGCACCATTGCAGTGCCAGGGGTATGTGGGTTTGCTGGGATATGATGAGCACAGCTGGGGATGGAATTTGGTTGATAACATTTTACTACATAATGGAGAAACTCAAGGAGAATATCCTCTATTAAACAATAGCCCCAAATATCAA GTTGGAGAGCGTGTAAGAGTTATATTGGATTGTGAGTCTGGAACActatgttttgaaaaaaaatatgaatttttggGTGTTGCTTTCAGAA aTCTTCCATTCAAAACAAAGTTGTATCCAACAGTGTCTGCAGTGTATGGTAATACAGAAGTTTCAATGGTGTATGTTGGTTTACCTCTTGATGGTTGA